GAGCCCGCAGTACTGCCCGAAGAACACCCGGGCGTCGTCCGGCAGCACCGGCTCACCGGGCTTGAACGGCGAGTCGGCGGGGAAGTCCAGGCCGACGTGCATGCCGATGTCCACGATCACCCGCAGCGCCCGCATCATCTGGGCGTTGAGGTAGCCGAGCCGGTGGCCGGGCTCGGTCAGGTAACCGAGCTCGTCCATCAGACGCTCGGCGTACAGCGCCCAGCCCTCCAGGTTCGCGCTCACGCCGCCCAGGCTGACCTGGTAGGTCGACAGCCGGTCGGCGACGTAGTTCCACTGCGCCAGCTGCAGGTGGTGGCCGGGAACGCCCTCGTGGTACCAGGTCGAGACGAGGTCCCAGACCGGGAAGCGGTCCCGGCCCAGCGTCGGCAGCCAGGTGCGCCCGGGCCGCGTGAAGTCCAGCGACGGCGCCGTGTAGTACGGGGCGGCGGCGCTGCCGGCCGGGGCGAGCCGGGACTCGACCCGGGTGACCGGCTCGGCCAGGTCGAAGTGGGTGCCCTGGAGATCGCCGATCGCCTGGTCCATCAGGCCCTGGAGAAAGTCGCGGGCGGCCTCCTCGCCCTCGATCGCCGGTCCGTGCGACTCCAGCCACTTCATGGCCTGCATCGGGGTGGAGCCGGGCAGCACCTTCTCCGCCTCGGCCCGCATCCGGGCGTCGATGTCGTGGAACTCCCGCCAGGCCCAGCCGTACGCCTCGTCCAGGTCGAGGTCGGAGCCGGTCCAGTAGCGGACCCAGCGGGCGTAGCGCTCGCGGCCGGTGGTGTCCGGCGCCCCGGCCGCGGCCGGGCCGTAGACGTCGCGCAGCCAGTCGCGCAGGTCGGCCAGGGCCTCGGCGGCGCGGACGGCGATCTCGGTCAGCCCGGTCCGCAGCCCCTCGGGGGCTCCCTCGACGAACTGCCCGAACCAGCCACCGGGGGTGTCCTGGTCCAGCCACTCGCCGAACTGGCCGATCACGGTGGTGACCTGCCGGGGCCCGGAGAGCAGCCCGCGGGCGACGCCCTCCTCCAGCGTCACGCGGTACTCGGCGAGCGCCTGCGGCAGCCGGGCGAGCCTGCGGCCGATCCGCTCCCAGTCCTCTTCGGTGGCGCTCGGCAGCAGCGTGAAGACCTCGCGCACGTTGTGCACGGGCGAGCCCAGGTTGCGGACCGCCCGCAGGTTCTCGCCCGCGTCGTGGACGGCGAGTTCGGCGGTCAGCCGCTCGCGCAGCAGCCGGGCGCAGCGGCGCTCGGCCTCGTCGGCCGAGGCTCCGGCCGCCTCGGCCGCGTCGAGCTCGGCGAGGACGCGGCGGGCGAGGTCGGCGAGGGCCTCGGTGCCGGCCGGGGAGAGGTCCGGGAGTCTGTCGTCGTCGGGGTCGAGGCCGAGGTAGACCGCGGTCAGCGGGTCGAGGTCGGCGAGGGCGCGGACGTAGTCGTCCGCGATGCGGCGGGGGGTGGTGCCGCCCTGGCGGGAGTTGATCAGTTCTTCAACCATCCGGACATCCTGTCGCAGCCCGGCGCGATTGCAAGCCTCTCCGGGCAGGCTCCCGCCGACCACCCGGCGGCGCGTACCCGCCGGGCCGGGCCGGGTGGCGGGAGCGGCGTGGTGCGGGTGAGGTGACGGGCCGCGTCGCCGTCGCCGCCTCGGGGCCCTGCGGCAAGGGGCCCCGACGGTCAGGGTCGGATCGCCTGGTCCGCCGCTACGCTGACCGGCATGAACGCCAGCCCAACGCCTGACCCGTCCTCACCAGAGGCCCGTCCCCGCCGCACGGGCTACCGGCGGCTGCCGGTGCAGCAGCGGCGTGAGCAGCTGATCGCCGTCGCGTTGGAACTGTTCGCCGCCCGCCCGCCCGAGGAGGTCGGCCTGGACGACGTGGCCGAGGCCGCCGGCGCCTCCCGGCCGCTGGTCTACCGCTACTTCGCCGGTGGCAAGCAGCAGTTGTACGAGGCCGCACTGCGCAGCGCGGCCGAGGAGCTGATCAGCCGGTTCAAGGTGCCCAAGGACGGCACGCCGACCCGGCAGCTGGCTGCGGTGCTGGACAACTACTTCGCCTTCGTGGCCGAGCACGACACCGGGTACGCGGCCCTGCTGCGCGGTGGCTCGGTGGTGGAGACCGCGCGGACCTCGGCCATCGTCGACGAGGTGAGGCGCACGGCGCTGCGCCGCACCCTGCGGCATCTGGGGGTGCGGCAGGCCGGGCCCCGGCTGACGATGCTCGTGCGGTCCTGGATCTCGGTGGTCGAGGGCTCGTCGCTGAGCTGGCTGGACGAGGGCCGGCAGATCCCCCAGGACGAACTGCGGGACTGGCTGGTGGACGAGTTCGTGGCGATGAGCGCGGCGATGGCGCCGCGCGATCCGCAGACCGCCGAGGTGCTGGCCGGGATGCTCGCGCTGGAGGAGCCGGACGGCCCGGCGGTGGTACTGCTCGGGCGACTGCGCTCGCTGCTCGGACCGGACTCGGCGCTCGGACCGCGCTCGGCGCTCCGACCACGGAGCCTCCGGCCGCGGGAGCCGCCGGCCGTCCGACCGCCCGGGCACCGCTCCGCCCGCGATCCCGGCGCCGCACCGGTCGCCCCGGCCCCCGTGCCCGGGGCCGGGTCGTCCGGTCAGGCCTTGCCGAGCACCTGGCGCTGGCGGCCGAGGCCGTCGATCTCGATCTCGACCACGTCGCCCGGCTGCAGGAAGGCCGTGCCCCGGTGGCCCAGGGTGACGCCCGCCGGCGTGCCCGTGACGATCACGTCGCCCGGCTCCAGCACCATGAAGTGGGTCAGGTAGCGGACGATCTCCAGCACCGGGAAGATCATCTCGGCGGTGGAGCCGTTCTGCCGCAGACCGCCGTTGACCCAGGCCCGTACCGGCAGCCGCTGCGGATCCGGAACCTCGTCCGCGGTGACCAGCCAGGGCCCGAGCGGGGTGAACGTCTCCGCCGACTTGCCCTTGTCCCACTGGCCGCCGCGTTCGAGCTGGAACGCCCGCTCGGTGACGTCGTTGGCCACCGTGTAGCCGGCGACGACGTCCGCCGCGTCCCGGTGGGTCTCCAGGTAGCGGGCCCGGCGGCCGATCACGACGGCCAGTTCGGCCTCGTAGTCGGTCTTCTCGGCGCCGCGCGGCACCAGCACCTCGTCGTACGGGCCGACCACGGTGTCGCTCGGCTTGAGGAAGACCACCGGTTCGGTGGGGATCTGCGCCCCTGCCTCGGCGGCGTGGTCGCGGTAGTTCAGGCCGATGCCGACCACCTTGCCCGGCCGGGCCACGGGCGCGCCGACGCGCTGCCCCGCGATGTCGGTGACCGGCAGGTCGCCGGCGGCCACCGCCCGGGCGAGTTCGGCCGGATCCAGCCCGGCGAGGAAGGCGCCGTCGAGGTCGGGGGTCCGGCCCGAGAGGTCGTACGCGGTGCCGTCGGGGCCCAGTACGACCGGGCGCTCGGCGCCGGGAGGGCCGACACGGAGGAGCTTCATTTGACCGTCACCACCTGGTTCGTCGCAGCTCACCGGGCAGGCCGCACACCTCACCCGGTCTATGCATCCGAGGTATATCAACCCTTCACGCCTGCGAACCAGACCGTCCGGCTCGGCGAATTCCTATCAATTCCTCCAAAGGGCCGGGCTCGGGAATCGGTCGCCCGTACGGTTGACAACGCCCCGGGCCCCGCCCGGCCGACGCGGCGCGGGCCTCGCCGCGCGCGCTCAGGTCTCCCGCTGCGGCCGGTACTCCTGCTCGCCGATGCCGAACGTCCAGGCGACGCCCGCCCGGGCGGTCCGGGTGGTGGGCGGCACCCGCAGCCAGTACGTCCGGAAGGTGCCGTCCGGCTCGGCGGTGGAGTTCACCACCTCGACCATCACCGCCGGCTCGTCGCCGGGCAGCAGGATCCGCCAGAGCACGCCGGTCTCGTCCCGGTGCAGCGGCTCGGCACCGGACTCGGCGAGGTAGCGGTCGTAGCCGTAGTGCTCCAGCATGACCCGGCGCAGTTCGGCGTTCTCCTCCTCGCGGATGCGCTCGGCGGTCAGCTCGCCCAGCCCGGCCAGGAAGTCGGCGGGCACCGGCATTCCGCGCCAGGCGTGCACGGCGAAGCCGTCGGGGTACGCGAGTGCCGGGCCGTCCGCCCGGTCGAGGCGGCCGGCCTCGTCCCGGTGCAGTTCGGCCGGACGGGCGCTGAGCAGCGCGACCCGCTCGTACGGCCACCACCAACCCGAGCCACGGGCCACGGCGGCCAGCCCGGCCAGCGGCTCCGTGTCGCCGGCGAAGCCGGGGCCGGCGGCGTCGAAGACTGCCAGCCAGGGCGCGTCGTGCTGGCCGAGGACGGCGTCCAGCAGCGCCAGCCGGACGGCGCCGACGGCCCCGACGGCAGCCTCCCGAAGGCCCTGGTTCGCGCCCTCGTCGACCTCCGGGGCCAGCCGGTCGCCCACCACCCCGCGGATCCGGCCGGCCAGCGCCTGCGTCTGCGGCCACAGCTCACCGCCGGTCAGCGCCCAGAGCGAGGCCCAGCCGGACGCGCCGAGCCGCTCGTGCACCAGCCGCCTGGCCCGCTCCCACGGCCCGGTCCGAACCGCCTCACGGACGCTCGCCCCGCCGGCCCCGGCCACCGCCGCCACCCCGGCGGCGGACAGCCGCTCACCGGCCGCCGCGAGCACCGCGGCGGCCCCCGCCGCGCCGGGGCCGGCCAGCACGGCGGCCGATCCGCCGCCGAGCAGCAGCGCGGCCGCCGTCGCCTCCAGGGGCGACTCCAGCCAGACCACCGTGTCGGGCTCGCGGAGCCCGGCCGCGCGGTAGGCCGCGCGGACACCGCGCTCGGCCGCCGCACGGTCCGCCCCGGCCGCCTCACCGGCGGGCGCGGTGGCAGCCGCCACCCGGCGCCAGTCGGCCGCCACCTCGGCGGTGCCGCTCACGCGCCCGGCCTGCTGGGCCTGCGTCATCGTCTCGTTCCCCTCTTCGTCACTGCGGGCCCGGCTCGGTGGACCCGGCTCGGCGGACCCGGCTCGGTGGACACGGCTCGGCGGACCCGGCTCGCGGGACCCGGCTCGCGGGAGTCCGGTCGGGCGGGTTTCGGGTCGCCGCGGACCCGGTCAGTCGGCCACGACGCGCACCGCGCCCGGCGTGTACTCGCGCTGGCGCACCACCCGGTACCAGCCCTTGGGAAGCGGGATCACGGCGTGCTCCTCGTGCACCACCCGCCCGCCCTCCGGCAGGCGCAGCCAGGCCGCGGCGAACGGGCCCGGCTCCCGGAGCAGTTCGCCCGGCCCGACCACCGCGTGCGCGTGACCGGTCACCTCGCCGAGCGCCAGCACCAGCCGGCCCCGGGCGTCACGCGGCTGCCGGGGCAGCGCGCCGGTGCTCGCGGGCACCAGCGCCTCCTCCACCGGAACGATCAACACGTCACCCTGCCGGTACACGGCGCCTCCCCACGTTGCCTGCGTTCTGACGACCGGGCAGACGCTACGGCGAGGGTCCGACAGCGGACCCCGTCGACGGCCCGTGACCGGCGGCTGATAGGAATCCCGGGACCAGCACGGGCCATGCACAGGGAGCGGAATGACCATCGGCGCGCACCTCAGGGAGTTCCACGGCCTCCCGGTCCTCGACTTCCCCAGGCCCGGCGACCCGACCGAGCTGCCCGCGACCGGCAGCGTCGCCTGGCGGCTGCGGGTCGACGAGCAGTGGGAGTCCGGGCCGTCCTACCGCCGCCACCTGCTGGAGCCGTTCGCACAGAAGTGGGAGCGCTTCGTCGCCACCGTGGATCCGGCGCAGGTGAAGGCTCTGGTCGTCGGCCGGTGGGCGGAGTACTTCGAGGTGCCCGCCGAGGAGATCGTGGGACTGCTGACCGGCGCCGCCGACCGGTTCACCGGGCTGCGGGCGGTCTTTCTCGGCGACCTGGTCGGCGAGGAGTCGGATCTCGCCTACATCCAGCTCTGCGACCCGGCCCCGCTGCTGGAGGCGTACCCCCTGCTGGAGGAGCTGGCCGCCCGCGGCGCGGACACCTTCGCGCCCGTCCGGCACGAGGCGCTGCGCACCCTGCGCTTCGAGAGCGGCGGCCTGCCCTCCGCCGTCCTGGACGGCGTCCTCGGCGGGGAGTTGCCCGCGCTGGAGAGCCTGGACCTCTGGCTGGGCGTCGACGAGTACGGCGCCGACATCACCGTGGCGCAGCTCCAGCCGCTGCTGGACGGCACACTCTTCCCCCGGCTGCGCCACCTCGGCCTGGAGGACAGCGAACTCCAGGACGAGATCGCGGCCGCCGTCGCCGGCGCACCGGTGGTCCCCCGGTTGGAGAGTCTGAGCCTCGCCCTCGGCACCCTCACCGACGACGGCGCCGCCGCACTGCTGACCGGCCAGCCGCTCACCCACCTCAAGCGGCTCGACCTCCACCACCACTTCCTGAGCGACGCCCTGACGGAGCGCCTGCGCGCCGCCCTGGAGCCGGCCGGGACGGAGCTGGATCTGGCCGACCCGCAGGAGCCCGAGGAGGAGGAGGACGGCGAGATCTGGCGCTACGTCGCC
The sequence above is drawn from the Kitasatospora sp. NBC_00315 genome and encodes:
- a CDS encoding DUF885 domain-containing protein gives rise to the protein MVEELINSRQGGTTPRRIADDYVRALADLDPLTAVYLGLDPDDDRLPDLSPAGTEALADLARRVLAELDAAEAAGASADEAERRCARLLRERLTAELAVHDAGENLRAVRNLGSPVHNVREVFTLLPSATEEDWERIGRRLARLPQALAEYRVTLEEGVARGLLSGPRQVTTVIGQFGEWLDQDTPGGWFGQFVEGAPEGLRTGLTEIAVRAAEALADLRDWLRDVYGPAAAGAPDTTGRERYARWVRYWTGSDLDLDEAYGWAWREFHDIDARMRAEAEKVLPGSTPMQAMKWLESHGPAIEGEEAARDFLQGLMDQAIGDLQGTHFDLAEPVTRVESRLAPAGSAAAPYYTAPSLDFTRPGRTWLPTLGRDRFPVWDLVSTWYHEGVPGHHLQLAQWNYVADRLSTYQVSLGGVSANLEGWALYAERLMDELGYLTEPGHRLGYLNAQMMRALRVIVDIGMHVGLDFPADSPFKPGEPVLPDDARVFFGQYCGLSADFLDSELVRYLGMPGQAIGYKLGERAWLRGRAAAKAAHEARGEAFDLKAWHMAALSQGSLGLDDLVAELAAL
- a CDS encoding fumarylacetoacetate hydrolase family protein → MKLLRVGPPGAERPVVLGPDGTAYDLSGRTPDLDGAFLAGLDPAELARAVAAGDLPVTDIAGQRVGAPVARPGKVVGIGLNYRDHAAEAGAQIPTEPVVFLKPSDTVVGPYDEVLVPRGAEKTDYEAELAVVIGRRARYLETHRDAADVVAGYTVANDVTERAFQLERGGQWDKGKSAETFTPLGPWLVTADEVPDPQRLPVRAWVNGGLRQNGSTAEMIFPVLEIVRYLTHFMVLEPGDVIVTGTPAGVTLGHRGTAFLQPGDVVEIEIDGLGRQRQVLGKA
- a CDS encoding DUF6745 domain-containing protein codes for the protein MTQAQQAGRVSGTAEVAADWRRVAAATAPAGEAAGADRAAAERGVRAAYRAAGLREPDTVVWLESPLEATAAALLLGGGSAAVLAGPGAAGAAAVLAAAGERLSAAGVAAVAGAGGASVREAVRTGPWERARRLVHERLGASGWASLWALTGGELWPQTQALAGRIRGVVGDRLAPEVDEGANQGLREAAVGAVGAVRLALLDAVLGQHDAPWLAVFDAAGPGFAGDTEPLAGLAAVARGSGWWWPYERVALLSARPAELHRDEAGRLDRADGPALAYPDGFAVHAWRGMPVPADFLAGLGELTAERIREEENAELRRVMLEHYGYDRYLAESGAEPLHRDETGVLWRILLPGDEPAVMVEVVNSTAEPDGTFRTYWLRVPPTTRTARAGVAWTFGIGEQEYRPQRET
- a CDS encoding STM4015 family protein, with product MTIGAHLREFHGLPVLDFPRPGDPTELPATGSVAWRLRVDEQWESGPSYRRHLLEPFAQKWERFVATVDPAQVKALVVGRWAEYFEVPAEEIVGLLTGAADRFTGLRAVFLGDLVGEESDLAYIQLCDPAPLLEAYPLLEELAARGADTFAPVRHEALRTLRFESGGLPSAVLDGVLGGELPALESLDLWLGVDEYGADITVAQLQPLLDGTLFPRLRHLGLEDSELQDEIAAAVAGAPVVPRLESLSLALGTLTDDGAAALLTGQPLTHLKRLDLHHHFLSDALTERLRAALEPAGTELDLADPQEPEEEEDGEIWRYVANAE